One Ktedonobacteraceae bacterium genomic window carries:
- a CDS encoding decaprenyl-phosphate phosphoribosyltransferase, which yields MEKSAITQVKQGEAQEQQIATTANKTLTTAPQTGIASRMLAIALAMRPKQWTKNLAVFVGIVFAQRLFSPASFERVCLAFIVFCLASSFIYLFNDLLDLENDRQHPVKRHRPLASGALPVSWAIAAMGILLLLCAGLTAIIFTIPGGTPDIFALLGGSNILFTVTIASYLVLMILYSLRLKHVVLLDVFIIASGFVLRILAGTVVIPVDISPWLYLVTILLSLFLALNKRRHELVLLQGQASNHRQILKEYSLPLLDQMITIVTAATLMAYSLYTFQGPTGDHRLMITIPLVLYGMFRYLYLVYMRMEGGSPEEVLLRDRHMLGTVVLCTAVIIIVLYLLPGQR from the coding sequence GTGGAAAAGTCGGCAATAACACAAGTAAAGCAAGGTGAAGCACAGGAACAGCAGATTGCTACAACGGCGAATAAAACGCTGACCACAGCGCCTCAAACAGGCATAGCAAGCCGTATGCTGGCAATAGCCCTGGCGATGCGGCCCAAACAATGGACCAAGAACCTGGCAGTTTTCGTAGGCATCGTCTTTGCGCAGCGGCTCTTTTCTCCCGCGTCTTTTGAGCGAGTCTGTCTCGCCTTTATCGTCTTTTGCCTGGCATCCAGCTTTATCTACCTGTTCAATGACCTGCTTGACCTGGAAAATGACCGGCAGCACCCGGTCAAACGGCACCGCCCATTAGCATCGGGCGCATTGCCGGTCTCCTGGGCGATTGCCGCGATGGGTATATTGCTGCTGCTTTGTGCCGGGTTGACGGCTATCATTTTCACCATTCCCGGCGGAACCCCGGATATCTTTGCCTTGCTGGGAGGAAGCAATATCCTCTTCACAGTCACCATCGCATCCTACCTGGTACTGATGATACTCTACTCTCTGCGACTGAAGCATGTGGTATTGCTTGATGTCTTCATCATCGCGAGCGGCTTCGTATTACGAATATTGGCAGGTACCGTGGTCATCCCGGTCGATATTTCACCATGGCTGTACCTGGTAACGATCCTGTTGTCGCTATTTCTGGCTTTGAATAAGCGCCGCCACGAACTGGTACTCCTGCAAGGGCAGGCCAGCAATCACCGGCAGATATTAAAAGAATATAGCCTGCCCCTGCTCGACCAGATGATTACGATTGTAACGGCAGCAACACTGATGGCATATAGCCTCTACACCTTCCAGGGGCCCACCGGTGATCACCGTTTGATGATCACTATACCGCTGGTCTTATATGGGATGTTTCGCTATCTCTACCTGGTTTATATGCGTATGGAGGGCGGAAGTCCCGAAGAGGTACTGTTGCGTGACCGGCATATGCTGGGAACCGTTGTGCTTTGTACAGCAGTGATTATTATCGTGCTGTATCTATTACCTGGTCAGCGATAG
- a CDS encoding lysylphosphatidylglycerol synthase transmembrane domain-containing protein, with protein MINRKQLRRGLVFSLALAIVVMTAIALYADLPRLFSVLAHFRWEFLPLILGLTLYNYFWRFIKWQYYLRRLSIGIAWRKSLLIFISGLSMAITPGKVGELLKCYLLKRSTGEAISRTSPVVMCERMTDGIAMLGLSATGLILYHYGIELLVAFLVIVFTGIAIIQNRRIALALINFGERLPFLYRIAHLIRNFYESAYILLQWRPLLLAITIGLISWSGECGALYFVFAGLGLGFSFDLFLKATFILAFSSIVGSATGLPGGLGTADGSMLGLIRLLVTTSTAIGGAATLLIRLCTLWFGLGLGVVALIIYRAMEREIPAQDAIHLAPTVPPVGRADLQEQAQEGLEGQSANGSGILPVSGRAPDVPAASASMSTGDKVV; from the coding sequence TTGATTAATCGCAAACAGCTACGCAGAGGATTGGTCTTTTCCCTGGCACTGGCAATCGTCGTCATGACGGCCATTGCGTTATACGCCGACCTGCCGCGCCTGTTTAGCGTGCTGGCGCACTTTCGCTGGGAATTTCTGCCGCTGATCCTGGGCCTGACGCTCTATAACTACTTCTGGCGCTTCATAAAATGGCAGTATTACCTGCGGCGTCTCAGCATCGGCATTGCCTGGCGCAAAAGCCTGTTGATCTTTATTTCCGGCCTGTCTATGGCGATTACTCCGGGTAAGGTTGGCGAATTACTGAAATGTTATCTCTTAAAGCGCTCAACAGGTGAAGCCATTAGCCGAACATCACCGGTGGTGATGTGCGAACGCATGACCGATGGCATCGCCATGCTGGGGCTATCTGCCACGGGACTGATACTGTATCACTACGGGATCGAGCTGCTGGTGGCATTTCTCGTCATCGTATTTACGGGCATAGCGATTATTCAGAACCGCCGCATCGCGCTCGCACTCATCAATTTTGGTGAACGATTACCATTTTTGTACCGTATCGCTCACCTTATTCGTAATTTCTATGAAAGCGCTTATATCCTGTTGCAATGGCGCCCATTGCTGCTGGCTATAACCATCGGTCTGATCTCCTGGTCGGGAGAATGCGGTGCGCTGTACTTTGTATTTGCCGGATTGGGACTTGGATTTAGCTTTGATCTTTTTCTCAAGGCCACCTTCATCCTGGCATTCTCGTCAATTGTTGGCTCAGCAACCGGTCTACCGGGCGGACTGGGAACAGCCGATGGAAGTATGTTAGGACTGATACGTTTGCTGGTTACAACCTCCACGGCAATTGGAGGAGCCGCAACACTGTTGATCCGTCTCTGCACGCTCTGGTTCGGGCTTGGGCTGGGAGTTGTAGCCCTGATTATCTATCGCGCTATGGAAAGAGAAATTCCAGCCCAGGACGCGATACACCTGGCCCCTACGGTTCCTCCAGTAGGCCGGGCAGACTTGCAAGAACAAGCGCAGGAAGGACTTGAAGGACAGAGCGCAAACGGCTCTGGCATATTACCTGTAAGCGGACGCGCTCCCGATGTGCCGGCGGCCTCTGCATCAATGAGTACTGGAGATAAAGTTGTATGA
- a CDS encoding Crp/Fnr family transcriptional regulator, whose protein sequence is MEADKETTYLKQVSLFAGLADEDIRELTAVVKRRTFRSGEVIFHRDDPGQVLYMIKEGKVKISLISPDGQEISLVVFGKGEYFGDLALLDGLPRSADAIALEKVECYTLQRSDFQKAIIKNPKIAIQVLEVLSKRIRATDQMIEDLIFLDVYGRVAKKLLELSDAHGVKVDDGTRIDVRLTQQELASMVGASRESVNKVMGYFTDKGYISTDKHKITLHRMTELKRRIY, encoded by the coding sequence ATGGAAGCAGACAAAGAAACAACCTACCTTAAACAGGTCTCGCTTTTTGCCGGCCTCGCGGATGAAGATATTCGCGAACTGACAGCGGTGGTGAAGCGGCGCACATTTCGCTCCGGCGAAGTCATCTTTCATCGTGACGATCCGGGGCAGGTGTTGTACATGATTAAAGAGGGTAAAGTCAAAATTTCGCTGATCAGCCCCGACGGTCAGGAGATTTCGCTAGTCGTATTTGGCAAGGGAGAATATTTCGGCGACCTTGCCCTGCTGGACGGCCTGCCGCGTTCCGCCGATGCGATTGCGCTAGAAAAAGTGGAGTGCTACACCTTACAGCGCAGCGATTTCCAGAAGGCGATCATAAAGAACCCAAAAATCGCCATTCAGGTATTAGAAGTACTCTCCAAACGCATTCGCGCAACCGACCAGATGATAGAAGACCTGATATTTCTCGATGTCTATGGGCGCGTGGCGAAAAAATTGCTGGAACTGTCCGACGCGCACGGCGTGAAGGTCGACGATGGCACACGCATCGATGTGCGCCTGACGCAACAAGAACTCGCATCCATGGTCGGCGCATCGCGTGAAAGCGTCAATAAGGTGATGGGATATTTCACGGACAAGGGCTATATCAGTACTGACAAGCATAAGATCACGCTGCACCGCATGACAGAACTGAAGCGCCGCATCTATTAA
- a CDS encoding LLM class flavin-dependent oxidoreductase, which translates to MNQHISHQGMKIGIVLDISEGSLEGRTPTFSDLQQQAQIAEEVGLDSIWLADHLLYRFPGRDESAPWEALTMLSALAAVTTRITLGTLVICTSFRPPALLAKMADTLDEISGGRFILGLGAGWHQPEYEAFGYPFDHLAGRFDETLQIIVPLLREGHVDFQGKYHQVHNCVLRPRGPSPHGPRILIAGRRPRMLQLTAQYADAWNTAWHTDPAVVRERYEPLAQDCAAIGRDPATLEITVGTLVRLQPLKEGKAPGREIAGSAEEIAHRLQAFSSVGTSQLFVELDLVTNDSIRQLGHIAELARQ; encoded by the coding sequence TTGAATCAGCACATTTCACATCAAGGCATGAAGATTGGCATTGTACTGGACATCAGCGAAGGATCTCTTGAGGGACGAACGCCGACCTTCAGCGATCTACAGCAGCAGGCGCAGATAGCCGAAGAGGTTGGTCTCGACTCCATCTGGCTGGCGGACCATTTACTCTACCGCTTTCCAGGACGGGACGAAAGCGCGCCCTGGGAGGCGCTCACGATGCTCAGCGCGCTGGCAGCAGTCACTACTCGCATCACGCTCGGTACGCTCGTTATCTGCACCTCGTTCCGTCCGCCGGCGCTGCTGGCGAAGATGGCCGATACGCTGGATGAAATCAGTGGAGGGCGCTTCATCCTTGGGCTTGGCGCGGGCTGGCACCAGCCGGAATACGAGGCATTCGGCTATCCGTTCGATCATTTGGCCGGCCGCTTCGATGAAACCCTGCAAATCATCGTTCCCCTTTTGCGGGAAGGCCACGTCGATTTCCAGGGGAAATACCACCAGGTGCATAACTGCGTCCTACGCCCGCGTGGTCCCTCGCCACACGGTCCGCGCATTTTGATTGCCGGGCGCCGCCCGCGCATGCTGCAACTCACCGCTCAATATGCTGATGCGTGGAATACCGCCTGGCACACCGACCCTGCCGTCGTCAGAGAGCGCTACGAACCGCTTGCGCAGGACTGCGCGGCCATAGGACGCGACCCGGCTACGCTGGAGATCACGGTCGGGACTCTGGTTCGACTCCAACCGCTCAAAGAAGGTAAAGCGCCGGGTAGAGAAATCGCGGGATCAGCGGAGGAAATCGCTCACCGCTTGCAAGCATTCAGCAGCGTAGGCACCTCACAGTTGTTCGTCGAACTCGACCTGGTCACGAACGATAGTATCCGGCAGCTTGGTCACATCGCCGAACTGGCGCGTCAATGA
- a CDS encoding type II toxin-antitoxin system VapC family toxin produces MATYFLDTSAIIKRYIFEPGQAWVLSLCNPAHGHDLYISQAALVEVVAAICRRAREKSISMAERDRLISVFRQDSKESYDIWPVTTELYTSAGDLCRSHRLRAYDAVQLACVLALRQFALANHAPEPIFVCADIVLLDIASVEGLQVENPNAYT; encoded by the coding sequence ATGGCGACCTACTTTCTGGACACCTCAGCTATCATCAAACGCTACATCTTTGAACCCGGGCAAGCCTGGGTTCTTTCGCTCTGCAATCCAGCACATGGTCATGACCTCTACATTTCACAAGCAGCGCTTGTAGAAGTCGTTGCGGCGATTTGTCGGAGAGCACGCGAGAAAAGTATCAGTATGGCTGAACGTGATCGGCTCATTAGCGTGTTTCGACAGGATAGCAAAGAGAGCTACGATATCTGGCCTGTGACTACTGAGCTCTATACCTCAGCAGGAGACCTTTGCCGTTCCCATCGTTTGCGTGCTTATGATGCTGTACAACTTGCCTGTGTACTTGCTCTACGTCAGTTTGCGTTAGCTAATCATGCACCTGAACCCATTTTTGTCTGCGCTGACATTGTCCTCCTCGACATCGCTAGTGTCGAGGGATTGCAGGTAGAAAATCCCAACGCCTATACATAG
- a CDS encoding LuxR C-terminal-related transcriptional regulator — protein sequence MQSADSRHQAGHSGTGASTPSYLYTLPSSAAPGAGRFPSQPALPLPLLPLLGREQELHTITALLRRPEVRLLTLTGPGGVGKTRLGIAVAHELLHEFADGVHFFPLAAISNPDFVLPTIAQTLGLRETGAHTALERLQATLGEQSVLLLLDNFEQVLSAAPALSELLTACPRLHLLVTSRAALRLQGEHEFAVSPLPLPNLKQLPIAQTLTQNAAITLFVQRAQAIKPEFQVTEANARTIADVCIRLDGLPLALELAAARTRLLSPQALLARLSRRLEVLTGGARDLPARQRTLRATIAWSYHLLTPQQQRLFRYLAIFAGGCTLQAAEAMAQAAGLAADAVLDGVSALLENHLLRQEEQPDEEPRLFMLETIREYGLECLENSGELEIARLTHVAYFLALVEEAEPHLKGAQQRTWQSCLEREQENLRTALQWLIERDEAELALRYFGSLAHYWVVHGYLGEGRRWLEAISGMLQTAPRCEARARALVAAAELVSTLGDYARAQALAEESATLARALGLKRCLAYALHREAIARWFQGDLVAGRALIEEGLLLAREVGDAWLLASLTSLSGTILYHQNTIAEAHAQFEQAVARFRALGDRHALARSLDWLAYCAASLGNLDQAKLLWHEVLTLAREGNDLMRLYSVLHQLGFIAIVQDEWTLADALLQECLTLSQEMQQEEMRSNILCHQASLARLRGNQAQAAELAHESLVLARTAGHRWDTLGALLLLGGIEVAQGHLPRGRELLEEGLSLAQQSGDKATIGKCLLVFGSLAVAEQRPQQAVRLFGAAEGLLDTRSLLIDFDPTLRRAYERDAAWLRVQLGEAAYAALQAEGRAMPLQDLLARHEEADSPAASSPQASSQQPSSPTAFGLTRRELEVLCLLAEGLTNNQIAERLVISPRTVENHLVSLYSKLQVSSRTAAIRFAHEQHLL from the coding sequence ATGCAAAGCGCTGATAGCAGGCATCAAGCCGGACACAGTGGCACAGGGGCGTCAACACCGTCCTACCTCTATACCCTCCCATCAAGTGCAGCCCCTGGCGCTGGCCGGTTCCCGTCGCAGCCGGCCTTACCGCTGCCGCTGCTGCCGCTGCTGGGGCGCGAGCAAGAGTTGCACACGATTACTGCTCTGCTCCGCCGACCTGAAGTGCGCTTGCTCACGTTGACCGGTCCAGGTGGCGTCGGCAAAACGCGCCTGGGGATCGCAGTCGCGCACGAGTTGCTGCATGAGTTCGCAGACGGGGTGCATTTCTTCCCCCTGGCGGCGATCAGCAATCCCGACTTCGTGCTGCCGACCATTGCTCAGACGCTTGGTCTGCGTGAAACAGGGGCGCATACTGCGCTTGAGCGGCTTCAAGCCACGCTGGGAGAACAATCTGTGCTGCTGCTGCTCGACAACTTCGAGCAGGTCTTGTCGGCAGCACCGGCACTTTCCGAGCTACTGACCGCCTGTCCGCGCCTGCATCTGCTGGTAACCAGCCGTGCCGCGCTGCGTCTGCAAGGCGAACACGAGTTTGCTGTCTCTCCCCTGCCTCTTCCCAATCTGAAGCAACTGCCAATAGCGCAAACCCTTACGCAGAATGCCGCTATCACGCTCTTTGTGCAGCGAGCGCAGGCCATCAAGCCAGAGTTCCAGGTGACTGAAGCCAATGCGCGCACCATCGCAGACGTGTGTATTCGCCTGGATGGGCTGCCCCTGGCACTCGAGCTGGCTGCCGCTCGTACCCGGCTCCTCTCTCCGCAGGCGCTGCTGGCACGCCTCTCGCGCCGCCTGGAGGTGCTGACCGGCGGCGCACGTGACCTGCCTGCTCGCCAGCGGACCCTGCGCGCCACTATCGCGTGGAGCTACCACCTGCTCACACCCCAGCAGCAGCGGCTCTTTCGCTACCTCGCCATCTTTGCCGGTGGCTGCACGCTTCAGGCTGCCGAAGCTATGGCCCAGGCGGCAGGTCTGGCTGCGGATGCTGTCCTGGACGGGGTGAGCGCGCTGCTGGAGAACCACCTGCTGCGCCAGGAAGAGCAGCCCGATGAGGAGCCGCGCCTCTTCATGCTGGAAACGATCCGTGAGTATGGGCTGGAATGCCTGGAGAACAGTGGGGAACTGGAGATCGCCCGCCTCACGCATGTCGCCTACTTCCTGGCGCTCGTCGAGGAGGCAGAACCGCACCTCAAAGGAGCCCAGCAACGCACGTGGCAATCATGCCTGGAGCGTGAGCAGGAGAACCTGCGGACGGCGCTCCAATGGCTCATCGAACGCGACGAAGCGGAACTGGCCCTGCGCTATTTTGGATCTCTTGCGCATTACTGGGTCGTTCACGGGTACCTGGGCGAAGGGCGTCGCTGGCTCGAAGCGATTTCAGGGATGTTACAGACCGCGCCTCGTTGCGAGGCGCGAGCCAGGGCACTCGTTGCTGCGGCGGAACTGGTTTCGACGCTGGGCGATTACGCAAGGGCGCAAGCGCTGGCAGAGGAAAGCGCCACGCTTGCACGTGCGCTGGGCCTGAAAAGATGCCTGGCCTACGCGCTGCACCGGGAGGCGATCGCCCGGTGGTTTCAAGGCGACCTGGTAGCGGGGCGGGCGCTGATCGAGGAAGGCTTGCTGCTGGCTCGGGAAGTCGGAGATGCCTGGCTGCTGGCCTCGCTCACCAGTCTGTCGGGGACGATCCTCTATCATCAAAATACTATTGCGGAGGCGCACGCGCAATTTGAACAGGCCGTTGCCCGGTTTCGCGCGCTGGGGGACAGACATGCCCTTGCCAGGTCGCTCGATTGGCTGGCCTACTGCGCAGCCTCCCTGGGAAATCTGGATCAGGCCAAACTCCTCTGGCACGAGGTGCTCACCCTGGCTCGCGAGGGGAATGACCTGATGCGCCTGTACAGCGTGCTGCATCAACTGGGATTCATCGCCATTGTCCAGGATGAGTGGACGCTGGCGGATGCGCTTTTGCAAGAGTGCCTGACGCTATCGCAAGAGATGCAGCAAGAAGAGATGAGGAGTAATATCTTGTGCCACCAGGCATCTCTCGCTCGACTGCGAGGCAACCAGGCGCAGGCAGCAGAGCTGGCGCACGAAAGCCTGGTGCTTGCCCGCACAGCCGGCCACCGGTGGGATACGCTGGGTGCGCTGCTGCTGTTGGGTGGAATTGAAGTCGCGCAAGGCCATCTGCCGCGCGGCAGAGAACTGCTAGAGGAGGGACTATCCCTCGCACAGCAGAGCGGGGACAAAGCAACCATCGGCAAGTGCCTCCTCGTGTTTGGGAGCCTGGCTGTGGCAGAGCAGCGGCCTCAGCAGGCCGTGCGCTTGTTTGGAGCGGCTGAGGGCCTGCTTGACACACGCAGCCTCCTGATCGATTTCGATCCTACTCTGCGCCGCGCGTATGAACGCGACGCCGCATGGCTGCGCGTCCAACTGGGCGAGGCGGCCTACGCGGCCCTGCAAGCAGAGGGACGCGCCATGCCCCTGCAAGATCTGCTGGCCCGGCACGAAGAGGCGGATTCACCAGCCGCTTCGTCTCCCCAGGCTTCATCGCAACAGCCATCATCGCCCACGGCTTTCGGGCTGACCAGGCGAGAACTGGAGGTGCTGTGCCTGCTGGCCGAGGGCCTGACCAATAACCAGATCGCCGAGCGCCTCGTGATTAGCCCGCGTACTGTTGAAAACCACCTGGTCTCGCTCTATAGCAAACTCCAGGTCTCCTCACGCACGGCTGCTATTCGCTTTGCACACGAGCAACACCTGCTGTGA
- a CDS encoding NYN domain-containing protein, whose protein sequence is MGRVILVDGYNIIKRSPSFHALRARNLEAARQQLIHQLANYYRHTPHEVTVVFDGSDAREQVLHERRIRIIYSRYGETADSVIARLAVAARAEGRQVEMYSDDREVQQATAQQGSEVRTSVQLTGQFYAAPRDETRRARHRIAMRKKYGLDPMYYGSKDDEIEPVRHSGKKKKSSHRKR, encoded by the coding sequence GTGGGACGGGTGATTCTGGTCGATGGCTACAATATCATCAAACGCTCCCCCTCGTTTCACGCGCTCAGAGCGAGGAATCTGGAAGCTGCCCGCCAGCAGCTTATTCACCAGCTTGCCAATTACTATCGCCATACACCTCACGAGGTGACTGTCGTCTTCGATGGTAGCGATGCGCGCGAGCAGGTACTGCATGAGCGGCGCATTCGCATTATTTACTCTCGCTATGGAGAGACTGCCGATAGTGTCATTGCGCGCCTGGCGGTGGCTGCCCGCGCTGAGGGGCGCCAGGTGGAAATGTATAGCGATGATAGGGAAGTGCAACAGGCAACCGCGCAACAGGGCAGCGAGGTGCGTACCAGCGTCCAGTTGACCGGCCAGTTCTATGCCGCGCCGCGCGATGAGACGCGCCGTGCGCGTCATCGTATCGCTATGCGCAAGAAGTATGGCCTCGATCCTATGTACTATGGTAGTAAAGATGATGAGATTGAGCCGGTTCGTCACTCCGGCAAAAAGAAGAAAAGCTCTCACCGTAAAAGATAG
- a CDS encoding polyprenol monophosphomannose synthase translates to MKTLLIIPTYNEVENLPPLLKEIFEYAPETDILIVDDNSPDGTGELADKISAENARVHVMHRAGKLGLGTAYIAGFKYAVAHGYDAAFEMDADFSHDPCYLPDFLRAIKGADLVIGSRYVAGGGTPNWSPVRRFISGGGNIFARFMLGIPVHDCTAGYRCYRRQVLESIDLDTIQSQGYAFQIEMAYRTWKQDFKIAETPIIFKDRRVGKSKMSRKIVIEGFLYVLRTRLGSGKKAGSEPTNQGNESTTTSTIQEQADDTKPPAESQGPGMLDNLSEESPSIRH, encoded by the coding sequence ATGAAGACGTTACTTATTATCCCAACGTATAACGAAGTTGAAAACCTTCCCCCCCTGCTCAAGGAGATTTTCGAGTACGCGCCTGAAACTGACATCCTCATTGTCGATGACAATTCGCCCGATGGCACCGGGGAGCTGGCGGATAAGATTTCCGCAGAAAATGCGCGCGTACATGTGATGCATCGCGCCGGTAAACTTGGTCTCGGCACCGCTTATATCGCTGGCTTCAAATATGCTGTTGCGCATGGCTACGACGCGGCTTTCGAGATGGATGCCGATTTCTCGCACGATCCATGTTATCTGCCCGATTTTCTACGCGCCATCAAGGGCGCCGACCTCGTGATCGGCTCGCGCTATGTCGCGGGTGGTGGCACGCCCAACTGGTCGCCGGTACGGCGTTTTATCAGCGGCGGCGGCAATATCTTCGCCCGTTTCATGTTGGGAATACCTGTCCATGACTGCACGGCGGGATATCGTTGCTATCGCCGGCAGGTATTAGAAAGCATTGACCTGGATACTATCCAGTCGCAGGGTTACGCATTCCAGATCGAAATGGCTTACCGCACCTGGAAGCAGGACTTCAAAATCGCGGAGACCCCGATTATCTTCAAGGATCGACGCGTCGGGAAGTCCAAGATGTCACGCAAGATTGTCATCGAGGGATTCTTATACGTTTTACGCACACGACTTGGCAGCGGCAAAAAGGCCGGAAGTGAGCCCACGAACCAGGGAAATGAGTCCACAACTACCTCTACAATTCAGGAACAGGCGGATGATACAAAGCCGCCCGCTGAATCGCAGGGGCCCGGCATGCTGGATAACCTGAGCGAAGAATCGCCCTCAATTCGGCATTAG
- a CDS encoding P-loop NTPase, translating to MADTITADMIIHDVVTRHPETVKVFHGHGLPCTACAVGSRESIAGGSRTHRFTPEKQALLLKDLNAVINGEPISVAPKKAPVGRGVPLMMAPAGADRPIKQVIAIMSGKGGVGKSLVTGLLAVSLRRQGLKVGILDGDITGPSIARMFGTKGQPNKSPNGGIEPLTSRGGIKVMSMNMFLENESDPVVWRGPMVSSALKQFYSDVDWGNLDYLLVDLPPGTSDAPMTVLQSLPVDGIIIVSSPQLLATMVVKKCINMVRQLKGIIVGVVENMAYFETPNGERYEIFGPSNGPELVDMTGAPLLAQLPIDPTLTTLCDAGRIEEYHAPAYELLAANFVNTLKIKRT from the coding sequence ATGGCGGATACTATTACTGCCGATATGATTATTCATGATGTGGTAACCCGGCACCCGGAGACGGTGAAGGTCTTTCATGGGCATGGTCTTCCCTGCACCGCTTGCGCTGTTGGCTCGCGCGAGAGCATCGCGGGTGGCTCGCGCACACATCGTTTTACACCGGAAAAGCAGGCGCTTTTGCTCAAAGACCTCAATGCGGTCATCAATGGTGAGCCGATCTCAGTTGCTCCCAAGAAAGCGCCAGTCGGGCGTGGCGTCCCATTGATGATGGCTCCCGCGGGCGCGGATCGTCCTATCAAGCAGGTGATCGCTATTATGAGCGGTAAGGGCGGTGTCGGTAAATCGCTGGTCACAGGGCTGCTGGCGGTTTCTTTACGTCGCCAGGGTCTGAAAGTTGGCATTCTGGATGGTGATATCACCGGCCCCAGTATCGCCCGCATGTTCGGTACGAAAGGGCAACCCAACAAGTCGCCTAACGGCGGCATCGAACCGCTTACGAGCCGTGGCGGCATCAAGGTGATGTCAATGAATATGTTCCTGGAGAATGAAAGCGATCCCGTCGTATGGCGTGGCCCGATGGTCTCCAGCGCTCTCAAGCAGTTTTATAGCGATGTCGATTGGGGCAATCTTGACTACCTGCTGGTAGACCTGCCGCCGGGGACTTCTGATGCCCCCATGACGGTTCTGCAATCGCTGCCCGTTGATGGCATCATTATCGTCTCATCGCCGCAGTTGCTGGCAACGATGGTCGTGAAGAAGTGCATCAACATGGTGCGCCAGCTCAAAGGCATCATCGTCGGCGTGGTCGAGAATATGGCCTACTTCGAGACCCCCAACGGCGAGCGCTACGAGATCTTCGGCCCTAGCAATGGCCCCGAACTGGTCGATATGACCGGCGCGCCCCTGCTGGCTCAATTGCCCATTGACCCAACTTTGACAACCCTATGCGATGCCGGTCGAATTGAAGAGTATCATGCACCCGCCTATGAATTGCTGGCGGCGAATTTCGTCAATACGCTGAAAATCAAGCGGACGTAG